TCAGCGCCTGCGTATTTTACCGGCGATAAAGACACCACGCTTTTTTTAGTGAAAAAAAACATAGAATGGTTTGAAAGCTATTTAGATAAAGTGGATGCGATCATTGTGCCTGAAGCCACATGCGCTAGCATGCTCATCAACGATTATTACAAGGTGTTTTTGGGCGAAAAAGATAAGGATTTGTATGTGAAGCGCTTGGAAAAAATCACGCCTAAAATCTATCTGGCGAGCGTGTTTTTAGAGAAACACACCCCTTTAAAAAGTCTTTTAGAAAAAATCCATAAGGGAAAAAAAGAGACTATCACCTATCATAACCCTTGCCATGCCAAAAAAACCCTAAACGCTCATAAAGAAGTGCATAGCTTGCTCAATGTGCATTATGAAATTAAAGAAATGCCGGACAATTGCTGCGGTTTTGGGGGGATTACGATGCAAACCGAAAAGGCGGAGTTTTCTTTAAAAGTGGGGCTTCTTAGGGCTAAAGAAATCATAAACACTCAAGCTAGAATTTTGAGCGCAGAATGTGGGGCATGCCACATGCAATTAAACAACGCTCTAAAGTCTTTAGATGACCCTAACACCCCACCATTTTCACACCCTTTAGAACTCATCGCTAAAGCTTTAAAAAGCGCTGAATAAAAAGCCTTTTTAACCCCACTTTCCAACATCTTTTTATATAATGTAAAACTTTATAACGCCACTATAAGGAATGAAAAATGCAAGAAATCAGCACCTACGAACTCATCAAAGAAAAACTTCATGCCATACCCAACCAACGCCATAAAGGGAGCTTGTTTGAAAAAATTTCTAAGCAATTTTTACAAGAGCATGACAGCGCTAACGAATACGAGTCTATTGATCTTTGGTATGATTGGGAATTAAGGGGGAAGGAGTGCGATAAGGGGATTGATATAGTCATTACGACCTCAAACAAAGAACACATCGCCGTGCAATGCAAATTCCATCAAAACAGTATCTCATATAACGACATTTCACCTTTTTTAACTCAATTGCTAAGCGGGGTGGGGGAGGTCAGGTTTAAAAAAGGGATCATCATCTCTACTTCTAATTTAACCTCTGAAGCCCTTAAAGCAATTGAGCAAATCAGAAGCACAGGAATGGGGATTGACATTGATGAAATCACTGAAGAGGATTTCATTTATTCTCGCATTGATTGGGAAAAGTTTGATCCCACAAAAACCGAAGACGAAATCCCCTTATGCGATAAGAAAAGGCCGCGCCCTCACCAAACAGAAGCGATAAACGCCACCAAAAAGTATTTTTCTGACCCTAAAAACGCTAGAGGCAAGCTCATTATGGCATGCGGGACCGGCAAAACCTACACTTCTTTAAAAATCATGGAAGCTTTAGATCCCAAGATCACGCTTTTTCTAGCGCCCAGCATCGCCTTGCTTTCTCAAACTTTTAGAGAATACGCGCAAGAAAAAAGCGAGCCTTTTTACGCTTCTATCGTGTGCAGCGATGATAAAACCGGGCAAAGTAAGAAAAATAAGAGTAAGAATGAAGACAATGACGATATTAAATTTTCTGAGCTCCCTATAAAGCCCTCCACTCGCCTGGAAGACATTTTAAGCACTTATGAAAAAGCGCAAAAAGAAAACAAGCGCTTCATTATCTTTTCCACTTACCAAAGCGCGTTGCGTATTAAAGAAGCGCAAGAAGCGGGTTTGAATGGAATCGATCTCATCATTTGCGATGAAGCCCACAGAACGGTAGGGGCTATGTATTCCACGAATGAAAGGGACGATAAAAACGCTTTCACGCTTTGCCATAGCGATGAAAATATCAAAGCTACAAAACGCCTTTACATGACCGCCACGCCTAAAGTGTATAGCGAAAGTTCTAAAGCTAAAGCCAAAGAGAAAGATAATGTTATCTATTCCATGGACGATGCGGAGGTTTTTGGCGAAGAAATTTATACGCTCAATTTTGAAAGAGCGATCGCTTTAGATCTCTTAACCGATTACAAAGTCATCATTTTAGCGGTGCGTTCAGAAAATTTAAGCGGCGTTACTAACAGCGTGAATAAAAAGATCAGCCAGCTTGAAGCCAAAGGCACTAAATTGGATAAAAAGCTCATCAATAACGAATTTGTGTGTAAGATCGTTGGCACGCATAAAGGGTTAGCCAAGCAGGATGTGATCGCTTTAGACGATGAAAACAAAGAAGACAACGACTTGAAAAACAAAGCAGACACCTTTGTTTCTCAAAGAGCCATAAGCTTTTGTAAAAGCATACAAACGAGTAAAAATATCAAAGACTCCTTTGAAACGATCATGGAATGCTATGATGAAGAGCTGAAGAAAAAGAGTTTTAAAAACCTACAAATCACAATCGATCATGTTGATGGCACCATGAATTGTAAGGAGAGGCTTGACAAATTAGAAAACTTGAACCAATTTAAACCCAACACTTGTAAGGTTTTGAGTAACCTAGGTGTTTGAGCGAAGGGGTGGATGTCCCAGTGCTTGATAGCGTTATCTTTTTTGATGGCAAGAGCGCTATGGTGGATATTATCCAAGCGGTGGGTAGGGTGATGCGAAAAGCCAAAAACAAGAAAAGAGGCTATATCATTTTGCCTATCGCTTTAAGAGAGAGTGAAATTAAAAACTTAGATGAAGCCGTCAAAAACACCAATTTCCAAAACATTTGGAAAGTGCTAAAAGCCTTAAGAAGCCATGATTCTAGTTTGGTTGATGAAGCCACTTTCAAAGAAAAAATCAAAATCTTTGGGAGCGATGATGCAAGCAATCCAGACGATGAGGAAGAGTTACAAAAAGATAAAACCCAACATCAAAACGATCCCAAACAAGCCCAAAAAACCCTTTTTGACGCTATCTTGCTGCAAGATCTAGCGAACGCCGTGTATAACATCATGCCCACTAAATTAGGGGACAGGAATTATTGGGAAAATTTCGCCAAAAAAACGGGCAATATCGCAAAAACCTTGAATAACCGCCTGAAAGAACTTTTTGGCAAAAACCCTGAAATTTTTGACAACTTTTTAACTTCGTTAAGAGGCAATATCCACCAAAACATCAAAGAAGAGGAAGCCTTGGACATGATCATTTCTCACGTCATCACTAAGCCCATTTTTGATGCGATTTTTGGGGACAATATTCAAAACCCTATCGCAAAAGCCCTGGATAAAATGGTTTTAAAACTCTCCGATCTAGGGCTAGAAGGAGAAACTAAAGATCTTAAAAACCTCTATGAAAGCGTGAAAACAGAAGCGGCGTGCGCCAAAAGCCAAAAAACCCAACAAGAACTCATTAAAAACCTCTACAACACTTTCTTTAAAGAAGCCTTTAGAAAGCAAAGCGAAAAACTAGGGATCGTTTATACGCCTATAGAGGTGGTGGATTTCATTTTAAGGGCCACTAACGGCATTTTGAAAAAGCATTTCAACACGGATTTTAACGATAAAAACATCACGATCTTTGACCCCTTCACCGGCACCGGGAGTTTTATCGCTCGGTTGCTTTCTAAAGAAAATGATCTCATTAGCGATGAAGCCTTGAAAGAGAAATTTCAAAAAGGTTTGTTCGCTTTTGACATCGTGCTTTTATCTTATTATATCGCTTTAATCAATATCACCCAAGCCGCGCAAAATAGGGACAGCTCGTTAAAAAATTTCAAAAACATCGCGCTCACGGACAGCTTGGATTATTTAGAAGAGAAAAGCGCTAAGGGGGTAATCCCTGGCTTTGAAGATTTGAAAGAAAACCAAGAAATCAAAAACACTATGGAAAAGCAAAACATTAGAGTCATCATCGGCAACCCGCCTTATTCAGCCGGCGCCAAAAGCGAAAACGACAACAACCAAAACCTAACCCACCCTAAGCTGGAAAAAAGGGTTTATGAAACTTACGGCAAAAATTCCACCGCTAAAGTGGGGAAAACCACACGAGATGTGCTCATTCAAAGTATGCGCATGGCGAGCGATCTTTTAAAAGATAAAGGGGTGCTAGGCTTTGTGGTGAACGGGAGTTTCATTGACTCTAAAAGCGCGGACGGGTTTAGGAAATGCGTGGCCAAAGAATTTTCGCATCTTTATGTGTTGAATTTAAGGGGGAATGCGAGGACTTCAGGGGAGACTTTTAAAAAAGAGGGAGGGAAAATCTTTGATAGCGGATCCAGGGCGACGATAGCGATTATCTTTTTTGTGAAAGATAAGGACGCCCCTAATCATACGATTTTTTACTATGAAGTGGAGGACTATTTGAAAAGAGAAGCCAAACTCAACTCGCTCGCTAATTTTGAAAATCTGGATTCGGTGCCTTTTAAGGAAATTGTCCCCAACGATAAAGGCGATTGGATCAACCAAAGGAATGACGATTTTGAAAAGCTCATCCCTTTGAAAAGAGATAAAACGCTCAAAAATGATAGTATTTTTGATCTCAATTCTAATGGAGTGGCGAGCGGTCGTGATCCTTGGGTGTATAATTTTTCGCCAAACGCTTTAAAGCAATCGGTGCAAAACTGCATTGACACTTATAACGCTGATTTGAAGCGCTTCAATGAGCGTTTCAGGGAAGCCTTCAAACAACGCACGGCTGGCGTCAAAAAACCAGCCGATCGCTACAAGCACCTTAATTCTCAAGAAATCACCACCGATAAAACGAAAATCGCTTGGGTTCGAAATCTTAAAACGCAACTGATAAAAGGGAAAAAGCTTGATGATTTCTCGCAAGAAAAAATCTCTGTTAGTTTGTATCGCCCTTTTAACAAACAATATTTTTACTACGAGCGAGAGTTTGCTTGGAGTTTTTATTCAATGAAAAAAATTTTCCCGGACAAAAGCGCGCGCAATGTGGTGATCAATACTGGTGTGGGTAAGGCATTTTCAGCGTTAATTTCATCAGAAATCCCTTGTCTTGATTTATTGCACCACAATCAAGCTTACCCCTTGTATTATTACGACGATTTGGGGAATCGCCATGACGCTATCAGCGGTTATGCACTCAACCTCTTCAGGAGGCATTATAAAGATGACTCTATCGTTGAAGAAGAGATTTTTTACTACATTTATGCGATTTTCCACCATAAAGGCTATTTGGAAAAATACAAAAATTCCCTCGCCAAAGAAGCGCCGCGCATCGCTTTGAGTGAAGACTTTAAGGAACTCTCTATCCTTGGCAAAGAATTAGCCGAATTGCATTTGAACTATGAGAATGGGGAAATGCACGATAGCGTTAAACATAACCTGCTAGAGAACGCCGAAGTGGAGGGCTATTATGATGTGGTTCAAATGAAAAAAGATAAAAAAGGGGATCGCATCACATACAACCACCATATCACCATCACTCAAATCCCCAAAAAAGCCTTTGACTACGTGGTGAATGGCAAAAGCGCGATTGATTGGGTGATCGAACGCTATTCAATCACTAAAGATAAAGACAGCTTGATTGAAAACAACCCGAATCATTACGCCGGCGGCAAATATATTTTTGAACTCCTTTGTAGGGTCATCACCCTTTCGGTAAAAAGCGTGGATCTGATAGAAAAGATTAGCGAAAAGAGGTTTGAGTGATGGATACTAAAAATTGCGCAACAAGCGCTTGAAAGTTATAAAGAAAGAAGGATTACCCTTTTTTCTTAAAGTTTATCCCAAAATCCCCCCAAAAACAGAAAAAATCGCAGAGCCAAACCGCTAAAACCCCTTAGAAAATTTAAAATTTTAAGTTTTAGGGGTGTTTTTCTTAAGAATTTAGGTTTTTTATAGATTATTATGTTATTATTATACGAAATGTAGACTTTTAGAAGGAAAAATGTTGTATGAAAAAGTTTGTAGTGTTTAAAACGCTCTGTTTATCGGTAGTGTTAGGTAATAGTCTTTTGGCAGCAGAAGGTAGCACAGAAGTGCAAAAGCAATTGGAAAAGCCAAAAGAGTATAAAGTAGTGAAAGGCGAGAAAAACGCTTGGTATTTGGGGATTAGCTATCAAGTCGGTCAGGCTTCGCAAAGCGTTAAAAACCCCCCAAAGAGCAGTGAATTTAACTATCCTAAGTTCCCTGTGGGTAAAACCGACTATCTCGCCGTTATGCAAGGCTTAGGGCTTACTGTGGGTTATAAGCAGTTTTTCGGGGAGAAAAGATGGTTTGGTGCGCGCTATTACGGCTTTATGGATTATGGGCATGCCGTGTTTGGAGCGAACGCTTTGACATCAGATAATGGTGGGGTGTGCAAACTCAATGAGCCATGCGCGACCAAAGTAGGGACTATGGGCAATCTGTCTGACATGTTCACTTATGGTGTGGGTATTGACACTTTATACAATGTCATTAATAAAGAAGATGCGAGTTTTGGTTTCTTTTTTGGGGCTCAAATCGCGGGTAACTCTTGGGGTAATACGACAGGGGCCTTTTTGGAAACTAAAAGCCCTTATAAGCACACCTCCTATAGCCTTGATCCGGCGATTTTCCAGTTCCTTTTTAATTTAGGGATTCGCACCCATATTGGTCAGCATCAAGAATTTGACTTTGGCGTGAAGATTCCTACTATCAATGTTTATTATTTTAACCATGGGAACTTGAGCTTCACTTACCGCCGTCAATACAGCCTTTATGTAGGGTATCGTTACAATTTCTGATTTAAAACGCTTGTTTTTCTCTAATTGGATTTTCAATTAGAGTTTTCTTACACAATCTGTCGCTTTCTTTTGAAACATTTTTAAAAGTTTTTTGAAAATTAGAATTAAAATCTTTTTGATCATGTTATGATAATCCAAAAATTTAACAAGGATTAAGCATGCCCTATTCTTCTAAAGTCCAATCCCTTTCAGAATCCGCAACGATCGCTATCAGCACACTCGCTAAAGAATTGAAATCGCAAGGAAAAGATATTTTAAGTTTTTCAGCGGGCGAGCCTGATTTTGACACCCCACAAGCGATTAAAGATGCGGCTATAAAAGCCCTAAATGACGGCTTTACAAAATACACTCCAGTGGCTGGGATTCCTGAATTACTCAAAGCGATCGCTTTTAAATTGAAAAAAGAAAACAACTTGGATTATGAGCTGAGTGAAATTTTAGTGAGCAATGGCGCTAAGCAAAGCCTATTTAATGCGATTCAAGCCTTAATAGAAAAGGGCGATGAGGTGATTATCCCTGTGCCTTTTTGGGTAACTTACCCTGAGCTTGTGAAATACAGCGGAGGGGTGAGTCAATTCATTCAAACCGATGAAAAAAGCCATTTTAAAATCACCCCCAAGCAGCTTAAAGACGCCTTAAGCCCCAAAACAAAAATGCTCATTCTCACCACCCCATCAAACCCTACCGGCATGCTTTATAGTAAGGCGGAATTAGAGGCTTTGGGCGAAGTTTTAAAAGACACTCCAATTTGGGTGCTTAGCGATGAAATTTATGAAAAGCTTGTCTATAAGGGGGAGTTTGTTTCTTGCGCGGCGGTGAGTGAAGAGATGAACAAACGCACCATTACCATTAATGGCTTGAGCAAGTCAGTGGCGATGACAGGCTGGCGTATGGGCTATGCGGCGAGCAAGGATAAAAAGTTAGTCAAATTGATGAACAACTTGCAAAGCCAATGCACTTCCAATATCAATTCTATCACGCAAATGGCTTCTATTGTGGCGCTTGAGGGGTTAGTGGATAAGGAAATTGAAACGATGCGTCAGGCTTTTGAAAAGCGCTGTAATTTGGCCCACGCAAAAATCAATGCGATTGAAGGGCTGAACGCTTTAAAACCTGATGGGGCGTTTTATCTGTTTATTAATATTGGCAGTCTTTGTGGGGGGGATTCGATGCGATTTTGCCATGAATTATTAGAAAAAGAAGGCGTGGCGTTAGTGCCTGGAAAGGCTTTTGGATTGGAAGGCTATGTCCGTTTGTCTTTTGCATGCTCAGAAGAGCAGATTGAAAAGGGGATTGAACGCATCGCTCGCTTTGTCAAATCAAAGGGATAAAAAAATTGGTATTTAAAAAAAGGGGGGGTTAATCTTGTTTAGGATTTTATTTTGGGATTTTGTATTGTAGTTTAGTGGCGTAGCGTGGTATAATGGTTTGATTTAAAAGTTTGAAAAGTGCAGTTTTCATAACTAAAATAGATTTTTGAGAAAGGAATAATAAAGGGATTAAACTATAGAAAACACAGATAATTGGAATGAGTGTTTCATGCCTGTTGTTAGCAGTGAAAACAATAACGAATCGTTTTTTTCTAAATTAAAATTAGTAGGTAGTATTGAACTTTTAATGATATATTTAAAGAATGAAAGCTATATTGTCTCATCTGATCCTAAAAAAAATAATAATACTGATTTATTTGCACCTAAAATTTTTTACTATGAAAGTATCGCACCAAAAACAAAAAAAATTTTTATTGTCAAAAACTCTCTTTTAGATAGTGGTTTGTTATCTATATTTTTTAACAAAGACAGCTCTTATAATATCAATCCTAACCTAAAGAATTATCTCAAAGACAGTAGGTATCCCAAAAATTTTTCTTATGCTTTTCATCTTTTTTTACTAGTAATGATAATAATTTGTCTGTTCATATAGGTTGCGAGTGTGTTAATATAGATTTTAAATTAACAGAATTTGATCGTGATGATAAAAAATATTACAATCGTATTGTTTTTGAATTTAAATATGATTTAAATGAAGAAGACAAACAATATTTGATTGAATTTGTTCCCATAAAATACAACAATAATCTATTTTATTCCCCAAAAGAAGAAAATCAATTTAAAAAAAAGGTTTAACACCACTAATTCTTAAAGCCTTTGAGCATAACCATATAAAAGTGAAACATAGGGAAAAAGAATTAGAAATTCTATTTTTTGAAAATAAACAAGAGCTTTATAACTCTATTAATAAACCCTAAATGAAGCACCCCCTAGAAAAGTTAAAAGACCCTGTAGAAAATCTTTTGCTATGGATTGGGTGCTTTTTGAGGACGACTAAAATCATTTTTTCATCATTTGGGAATGGTTTTAGTTTTGGTGCTAAAATTAGCCTTTAAGGGTTTTGTTTTTACAAATAAATTAAAAGAGGTGTTGGATGTTATTAAATTATGATTTTTTAGAATTTGAAAATGATAAAAAAGTTAGAGTGATAGACGATAAGTTGTGTGTAAATATTTCAGATTTTTTTGGCATTGGCGATGAGGACGATAAGATTTTTCTTGGCGATGAAATCTCTAATATTAAGGACAGCCCTACTGAAGCTTATGCTGCTGAAGTTTATGCAATTGAGGGCGCTAAACTTAATAGAGTGTATGAGAAAATTAGGAGCGGACTACCTTTTGGGATTATCTCAGCGTTTAGACCTTTTAAAGGAGTTTTTACAAAGGATTTTACTGATGAAGAGCAGAAAGCGCTTATAAAAGCAGCTAGAAGCGATTCTTTAACTAGGGATTTCCTTAAAGAAAATGATGGCATTTATAGAAAACTCTGTAATTGTAAAACGTTCAATAAAGCTTTTGTGGATAAATTCACAACAGATAAGAGCAAAGCAACAATGAAAGATTTCATGTCTACTCAAGGATTTATCACTAGATACAAATACTCCTATAGCGACTATGCGCAAGAAACGCAACGCCTAA
This is a stretch of genomic DNA from Helicobacter pylori. It encodes these proteins:
- a CDS encoding outer membrane protein — its product is MKKFVVFKTLCLSVVLGNSLLAAEGSTEVQKQLEKPKEYKVVKGEKNAWYLGISYQVGQASQSVKNPPKSSEFNYPKFPVGKTDYLAVMQGLGLTVGYKQFFGEKRWFGARYYGFMDYGHAVFGANALTSDNGGVCKLNEPCATKVGTMGNLSDMFTYGVGIDTLYNVINKEDASFGFFFGAQIAGNSWGNTTGAFLETKSPYKHTSYSLDPAIFQFLFNLGIRTHIGQHQEFDFGVKIPTINVYYFNHGNLSFTYRRQYSLYVGYRYNF
- a CDS encoding pyridoxal phosphate-dependent aminotransferase codes for the protein MPYSSKVQSLSESATIAISTLAKELKSQGKDILSFSAGEPDFDTPQAIKDAAIKALNDGFTKYTPVAGIPELLKAIAFKLKKENNLDYELSEILVSNGAKQSLFNAIQALIEKGDEVIIPVPFWVTYPELVKYSGGVSQFIQTDEKSHFKITPKQLKDALSPKTKMLILTTPSNPTGMLYSKAELEALGEVLKDTPIWVLSDEIYEKLVYKGEFVSCAAVSEEMNKRTITINGLSKSVAMTGWRMGYAASKDKKLVKLMNNLQSQCTSNINSITQMASIVALEGLVDKEIETMRQAFEKRCNLAHAKINAIEGLNALKPDGAFYLFINIGSLCGGDSMRFCHELLEKEGVALVPGKAFGLEGYVRLSFACSEEQIEKGIERIARFVKSKG